The Lewinella sp. 4G2 nucleotide sequence GCGAGAGTCGAGTGGCGAGTTTGCAGATTTTAGCCATTCCGCCGGAAAATCACGTTAAGCCACGGTTACAGGACAAAGCTTTTGCTTCTTTTAGCTGCGCTGCTACTGCGTGGTGGCTACAAAAGAAGTGGTGGAGGAGAAGCGGTAGAATAATGTGTCACGCCAAATTAAACTTGGCACGCCACTAGTAGAATGGGCCACCTAACGGTGTGCCATCGCTACGCAGGCCGGCCCTTCGGGACGGGTTGTTACAAGCGCCGCCGGAGGTATATGACGACATTGAAATAGAGGTCCTATCCATCCGGTCTAAAATCCAAAATCTAACCTCTAAAGTCATTTCTTCCCCCGCAACCCTCGCAGGTTATACAAATCCCGATACGCTACCCGCGCCTCCTGGGCTGGGGATCCGAAATAGGATTTCCCCGCCTCCGTATCGTTCATGAGGCCGGACTGGGCCATCACGGTAGTCCGTTCGGCCAGGGTAAGGTTTTGAGTTACGCCGACCTGGCCCTGGAGGACGCACCAATCCCCCAACGTTGTATTGCCGGCCACGCCAACCTGGGCGGCGAGGAGGCAGTGGCGGCCGATCTTACAGTCGTGGCCGATCTGGACGAGGGCGTCGAGTTTCGTTCCGTCACCAATTACCGTGGGGGAGGAGACGCCGCGGCTGATGTTGCAATTTGGGCCAATGGTGACGTCATTGCCGATGATGACCGTTCCGCCACTGCGCCAGGGGTGATAGCCGGCGGTGGTCTTCTTGAAGTAGAAGGCTTCGCCCCCAACCACCGTATTTGCGCCGATGGTTACCCCATCACCGAGGTGGACGCCCTCCAGCAAAACGGCGTTCGGGCCGATGTGGCAGTTGGCCCCTACCCTTACCCCGGCACCCGCGGCAGCGCCCGGGCCAAAAACTGTTCCTTCGCCGATTTCCGCGGAAGCATCGATCCGATCACCGTACTGGGTCGCTGGACGTTGCTCGCGTACGAGATCGTTATAGGCGAAAAACGGGGCGTCGACGACGATGAGCGCTTTCCCCGCCGGGCATTCCGTAACCTGATCGATGAGGATGACGGAAGCGGCCGAGGCCAGCGTCGGGGCGTAGTAGCGAGGATGGTCGACGAAGCACAGATCGCCCGCCTCCACGTGGTGAATTTCGTTGAGGCCAGTAACGACGAGCGAAGAGTCGCCGATGAGCTGACCGCCGAGGCGATCGGCTAATTCCTGGGCAGTAACGGGTTGGGCGAGGAGCATGGCGGGGGGATTTAAGGTGCCCCGAAGGTAAGCCGCTGGCCCCAAGTTGCACCGTCCTTTATGGTGCTGGTAAGGACGCCTTAATCGGTTTTGACGCCGGTCTGTTTGAACTTGTAGTAACTCACGAGCGCGCCGTACACCCATCCCTCCTGGCCGTCGGGTAAACGGACTTTCACCCAGGGTGCAGTGGGTTTGAAATCTCCGAGGTCGAGTTGGTAGAGTGAGTCGGTGACTTCGTTGAGGAACGTGACCTCCCCGTAAAGCGGCAGGCGAGCGAGGACGCCATTTTTGAGGCTCGGGCCGGACCGGACGTTGAGGCCATCGA carries:
- a CDS encoding DapH/DapD/GlmU-related protein is translated as MLLAQPVTAQELADRLGGQLIGDSSLVVTGLNEIHHVEAGDLCFVDHPRYYAPTLASAASVILIDQVTECPAGKALIVVDAPFFAYNDLVREQRPATQYGDRIDASAEIGEGTVFGPGAAAGAGVRVGANCHIGPNAVLLEGVHLGDGVTIGANTVVGGEAFYFKKTTAGYHPWRSGGTVIIGNDVTIGPNCNISRGVSSPTVIGDGTKLDALVQIGHDCKIGRHCLLAAQVGVAGNTTLGDWCVLQGQVGVTQNLTLAERTTVMAQSGLMNDTEAGKSYFGSPAQEARVAYRDLYNLRGLRGKK